One genomic segment of Primulina tabacum isolate GXHZ01 chromosome 9, ASM2559414v2, whole genome shotgun sequence includes these proteins:
- the LOC142556929 gene encoding uncharacterized protein LOC142556929, which produces MVQPEEEEVWRVFVDGVSSLAGCGVGVVIISPPGERIKMALRIDSQVTNNEAEYEAVLAGIRAAREVGASQIILYPDSHLITQQIKGVYEAKDGRMLKYLQLIQAQA; this is translated from the coding sequence ATGGTTCAACCTGAGGAAGAAGAAGTATGGAGAGTTTTTGTGGATGGGGTGTCTAGTCTTGCTGGGTGTGGGGTAGGGGTTGTGATAATATCCCCCCCGGGAGAAAGGATTAAAATGGCACTAAGGATTGATTCCCAGGTAACCAATAACGAGGCCGAGTACGAAGCTGTCCTTGCTGGTATCCGAGCTGCTCGGGAGGTTGGAGCATCCCAAATTATTCTGTACCCTGATTCACATCTAATCACTCAACAGATAAAGGGCGTTTATGAAGCTAAGGATGGTAGGATGCTCAAATATTTACAACTCATTCAAGCCCAAGCATAA